A single genomic interval of Centropristis striata isolate RG_2023a ecotype Rhode Island chromosome 8, C.striata_1.0, whole genome shotgun sequence harbors:
- the rab11al gene encoding RAB11a, member RAS oncogene family, like: protein MTNREDEYDYLFKVVLIGDSGVGKSNLLSRFTRNEFNLESKSTIGVEFATRSIQVEGKTIKAQIWDTAGQERYRAITSAYYRGAVGALLVYDIAKHLTYENAERWLKELQDHADSNIVIMLVGNKSDLRHLRAVPTDEAKAFAEKHGLSFLETSALDSSNVELAFQTILTAIYNIVSQRQMSGRSDSDFSPASNVVPITVEPTQNSASKGVCCQSN, encoded by the exons tggTGCTTATCGGAGATTCAGGTGTGGGGAAGAGTAACCTGCTGTCCCGCTTCACCCGAAATGAGTTCAACCTGGAGAGCAAGAGCACCATCGGGGTGGAGTTCGCCACACGCAGCATTCAGGTAGAAGGCAAGACCATCAAGGCTCAGATCTGGGACACAGCTGGACAGGAGCGATACCGAGCTATCACTTCTGC GTACTACCGTGGGGCAGTTGGAGCTCTCCTGGTTTACGACATCGCCAAGCACCTGACGTATGAAAATGCTGAGCGCTGGCTGAAGGAGCTGCAGGACCACGCAGACAGCAACATAGTCATCATGCTGGTGGGCAACAAAAGTGATCTACGCCACCTAAGGGCGGTGCCAACAGACGAGGCCAAGGCCTTTGCAG AGAAGCATGGCTTGTCTTTCCTGGAGACGTCAGCATTAGACTCATCTAATGTGGAGCTGGCTTTCCAGACTATTCTCACAG CCATCTACAACATCGTGTCACAGAGGCAGATGTCAGGGCGAAGCGACTCAGACTTCTCACCAGCCTCCAACGTAGTGCCCATCACGGTTGAGCCCACCCAAAACTCAGCCAGTAAGGGTGTCTGCTGCCAGTCCAACTGA